One genomic window of Leptospira paudalimensis includes the following:
- a CDS encoding enoyl-CoA hydratase/isomerase family protein: protein MKSYQSWKLDIEERIATLTLHTNDLNIMDMDTLFELKSISQELDTNPDVWAIILQGNGKHFSSGVQFDILKKVNEISKDEFKTNMREMQSCFTAFESISKPTIAKIQGFCMGGGFMLTQCCDFRIVSEKTVFSIPLVKLGLTVLMGTNRVTRNAGIGPTNELVMLGDKFNPEKALQYNLIHKIVSPEDLDDAVKQFSRKFLQLPPKTISITKQIIKRGDKMSLEESLELEIELQSSLIGTSDLAEALDSFANQRKPKYTGN from the coding sequence ATGAAAAGTTATCAGTCTTGGAAATTGGATATTGAGGAAAGGATAGCAACACTTACACTACATACAAATGATTTAAATATTATGGATATGGATACACTCTTTGAGTTAAAATCAATTAGCCAAGAGTTAGATACCAATCCAGATGTATGGGCGATTATTTTGCAAGGGAATGGAAAACATTTTTCATCTGGAGTTCAATTTGATATTTTAAAGAAAGTTAACGAAATTTCGAAAGATGAATTCAAAACCAACATGCGCGAGATGCAGTCATGTTTCACGGCTTTTGAATCAATCTCAAAACCTACAATTGCAAAAATCCAAGGATTTTGTATGGGTGGCGGTTTTATGTTAACTCAATGTTGTGACTTTAGAATCGTAAGTGAAAAAACAGTTTTTTCAATTCCATTGGTCAAACTTGGATTAACAGTTTTAATGGGAACAAATCGAGTCACAAGAAATGCTGGTATTGGCCCTACAAATGAACTCGTTATGTTAGGTGATAAATTCAACCCTGAAAAAGCCCTACAATACAATTTGATTCATAAAATAGTTTCTCCTGAAGATTTAGATGATGCGGTAAAACAGTTTTCCAGAAAATTTTTACAGTTACCACCGAAAACAATTTCTATTACTAAACAAATCATCAAACGTGGAGATAAAATGTCACTTGAGGAAAGTTTAGAATTAGAAATCGAATTACAATCTAGTTTGATTGGTACTTCTGATTTAGCAGAAGCGTTGGATAGTTTTGCCAATCAAAGAAAACCAAAGTATACTGGTAACTAA